One region of Trichosurus vulpecula isolate mTriVul1 chromosome 1, mTriVul1.pri, whole genome shotgun sequence genomic DNA includes:
- the LOC118833831 gene encoding 60S ribosomal protein L37-like — translation MTKGTSSFGKRRNKTHTLCRRCGSKAYHLQKSTCGKCGYPAKRKRKYYWSAKAKRRNTTGTGRMRHLKIVYRRFRNGFREGTTPKPKRAAVAASSSS, via the coding sequence ATGACGAAGGGGACGTCTTCGTTTGGTAAGCGCCGGAATAAGACGCACACTTTGTGCCGTCGTTGTGGTTCTAAGGCATACCATCTTCAGAAGTCAACATGTGGCAAATGTGGATATCCTGCTAAACGCAAGAGAAAGTATTATTGGAGTGCAAAAGCTAAGCGACGCAACACCACCGGTACTGGTCGGATGAGGCACCTAAAAATTGTCTATCGCCGATTCAGGAATGGATTCCGTGAAGGAACAACACCCAAACCCAAGAGAGCAGCTGTTGCAGCATCTAGTTCATCTTAA